From a region of the Epinephelus fuscoguttatus linkage group LG21, E.fuscoguttatus.final_Chr_v1 genome:
- the chmp4c gene encoding charged multivesicular body protein 4c, translated as MSGFAKLFKGSSSSKHHRSKGGPSPQEAIHKLRETEEMLTKKQDYLEKRIEQELAIAKKHGTKNKRAALQALKRKKRLEQQLTQIDGTLSTIEFQREALENSHTNTEVLKNMGYAAKAMKKVHDNMDINKIDDLMQDITEQQDVAREISEAISGPFGEAYDEDELLAELEELEQEDLEESLKSVDDLPSVPSSKLPSARPSHRATTKKRVEDDDDMRMLASWGT; from the exons ATGAGCGGTTTCGCAAAATTATTCAAGGGGAGCTCGAGCTCCAAACACCACCGGTCGAAGGGAGGACCCTCACCCCAAGAGGCCATCCACAAACTCCGGGAAACAGAGGAAATGTTGACGAAGAAACAGGACTACCTGGAGAAAAGGATAGAGCAGGAACTTGCTATAGCCAAGAAGCATGGCACGAAAAACAAGCGAG CTGCCCTGCAGGCCTTGAAGAGGAAGAAGCGCTTGGAGCAGCAGCTCACGCAGATCGATGGCACGCTCTCCACCATCGAGTTCCAGAGGGAAGCTTTGGAGAACTCGCACACCAACACAGAGGTCCTGAAGAACATGGGCTACGCTGCCAAGGCCATGAAGAAGGTCCACGACAACAT GGACATTAACAAGATAGACGATCTGATGCAGGATATCACAGAGCAGCAGGACGTGGCCCGAGAGATCAGTGAGGCCATCTCCGGACCTTTTGGCGAGGCATATGACGAG gACGAGCTGCTGGCAGAGCTGGAAGAGCTGGAACAGGAAGACCTCGAGGAAAGCTTGAAGAGTGTGGACGACCTACCCAGCGTGCCCAGTTCCAAACTGCCTTCAGCCAGGCCCAGTCATCGCGCAA CAACCAAGAAAAGGGTTGAAGACGATGACGACATGCGTATGCTGGCTTCATGGGGAACTTAA
- the LOC125881830 gene encoding GTPase IMAP family member 4 isoform X2 — MEASKPLRTTAGDGPGAEEEAKKAAAAAKAAIRLPEVRLVVLGWRWPGKSLTANTIIGKEEFHLERGAEFCVKRQTEVQGRQVTVVDTPGWYSVQDTPPSYKQELVRGASLCPPGPHAFLLVIPVGMFTEVDRARLEEHVNLFGEHVWEHTIVVFTWADVLKTISIERYIRREGKELQRVLEKCKRRYFVINNCIFGEHPQVGFLMERVEKMVAEEGGHYNPEEVEKEKKPLDENQNPARQGQELGAIPKRNSGMSLSKAMEVEQLSN, encoded by the exons ATGGAAGCAAGTAAACCACTTCGGACGACAG CTGGAGATGGCCCTGGAGCAGAAGAGGAGGCCAAaaaggcagcagctgcagccaagGCAGCAATCCGCTTGCCTGAAGTTCGTCTGGTGGTGCTTGGCTGGAGATGGCCAGGAAAGAGTCTGACTGCAAACACCATCATAGGCAAAGAGGAGTTTCATTTGGAGCGAGGAGCTGAGTTCTGtgtgaagagacagacagaggtgcAGGGGCGGCAAGTGACTGTGGTGGACACTCCAGGCTGGTACTCTGTTCAGGATACTCCACCCTCCTATAAACAGGAGTTAGTGAGGGGAGCTTCTCTTTGCCCTCCAGGTCCACACGCCTTCCTGCTTGTCATCCCTGTGGGCATGTTCACAGAGGTGGACCGTGCTCGCCTTGAGGAGCATGTGAACCTGTTTGGCGAGCATGTGTGGGAGCACACAATTGTGGTTTTCACCTGGGCAGATGTGTTGAAGACCATTTCCATCGAAAGGTACATTCGCAGGGAAGGCAAGGAGCTGCAGCGGGTTCTGGAAAAGTGTAAGCGAAGGTACTTTGTCATTAACAACTGCATATTTGGGGAGCATCCCCAGGTGGGGTTCTTGATGGAGAGAGTGGAGAAGATGGTGGCAGAGGAAGGGGGCCACTACAAcccagaggaggtggagaaggagaagaaaccTCTGGATGAGAACCAGAATCCAGCCAGACAGGGGCAGGAGTTGGGGGCAATACCCAAACGGAACTCTGGGATGAGTTTGTCCAAAGCCATGGAAGTGGAGCAGCTTTCCA ATTAA
- the LOC125881830 gene encoding GTPase IMAP family member 4 isoform X1, with protein MEASKPLRTTAGDGPGAEEEAKKAAAAAKAAIRLPEVRLVVLGWRWPGKSLTANTIIGKEEFHLERGAEFCVKRQTEVQGRQVTVVDTPGWYSVQDTPPSYKQELVRGASLCPPGPHAFLLVIPVGMFTEVDRARLEEHVNLFGEHVWEHTIVVFTWADVLKTISIERYIRREGKELQRVLEKCKRRYFVINNCIFGEHPQVGFLMERVEKMVAEEGGHYNPEEVEKEKKPLDENQNPARQGQELGAIPKRNSGMSLSKAMEVEQLSSE; from the exons ATGGAAGCAAGTAAACCACTTCGGACGACAG CTGGAGATGGCCCTGGAGCAGAAGAGGAGGCCAAaaaggcagcagctgcagccaagGCAGCAATCCGCTTGCCTGAAGTTCGTCTGGTGGTGCTTGGCTGGAGATGGCCAGGAAAGAGTCTGACTGCAAACACCATCATAGGCAAAGAGGAGTTTCATTTGGAGCGAGGAGCTGAGTTCTGtgtgaagagacagacagaggtgcAGGGGCGGCAAGTGACTGTGGTGGACACTCCAGGCTGGTACTCTGTTCAGGATACTCCACCCTCCTATAAACAGGAGTTAGTGAGGGGAGCTTCTCTTTGCCCTCCAGGTCCACACGCCTTCCTGCTTGTCATCCCTGTGGGCATGTTCACAGAGGTGGACCGTGCTCGCCTTGAGGAGCATGTGAACCTGTTTGGCGAGCATGTGTGGGAGCACACAATTGTGGTTTTCACCTGGGCAGATGTGTTGAAGACCATTTCCATCGAAAGGTACATTCGCAGGGAAGGCAAGGAGCTGCAGCGGGTTCTGGAAAAGTGTAAGCGAAGGTACTTTGTCATTAACAACTGCATATTTGGGGAGCATCCCCAGGTGGGGTTCTTGATGGAGAGAGTGGAGAAGATGGTGGCAGAGGAAGGGGGCCACTACAAcccagaggaggtggagaaggagaagaaaccTCTGGATGAGAACCAGAATCCAGCCAGACAGGGGCAGGAGTTGGGGGCAATACCCAAACGGAACTCTGGGATGAGTTTGTCCAAAGCCATGGAAGTGGAGCAGCTTTCCAGTGAGTGA